The Salvelinus fontinalis isolate EN_2023a chromosome 34, ASM2944872v1, whole genome shotgun sequence region gtctcatttcagtctcttcaaaccatactgccttcaggctgaaataccgtctcatttcagtctcttcaaaccatactgccttcaggctgaaataccgtctcatttcagtctcttcaaaccatactgccttcaggctgaaatacccgtctcatttcagtctcttcaaaccatactgccttcaggctgaaatacccgtctcatttcagtctcttcaaaccatactgccttcaggctgaaatacccgtctcatttcagtctcttcaaaccatactgccttcaggctgaaatacccgtctcatttcagtctcttcaaaccatactgccttcaggctgaaatacccgtctcatttcagtctcttcaaaccatactgccttcaggctgaaatacccgtctcatttcagtctcttcaaaccatactgccttcaggctgaaataccgtctcatttcagtctcttcaaaccatactgccttcaggctgaaataccgtctcatttcagtctcttcaaaccattctgccttcaggctgaaatacccgtcTCACTTCactctcttcaaaccatactgccttcaggctgaaataccgtctcatttcagtctcttcaaaccatactgccttcaggctgaaataccgtctcatttcagtctcttcaaaccatactgccttcaggctgaaataccgtctcatttcagtctcttcaaaccatactgccttcaggctgaaataccgtctcatttcagtctcttcaaaccatactgccttcaggctgaaatacccatctcatttcagtctcttcaaaccatgctgccttcaggctgaaatacccgtctcatttcagtctcttcaaaccatactgccttcaggctgaaatacccgtctcatttcagtctcttcaaaccatactgccttcaggctgaaaaaaccgtctcatttcagtctcttcaaaccatactgccttcaggctgaaataccgtctcatttcagtctcttcaaaccatactgccttcaggctgaaatacccgtctcatttcagtctcttcaaaccatactgccttcaggctgaaataccgtctcatttcagtctcttcaaaccataccgccttcaggctgaaataccgtctcatttcagtctcttcaaaccatactgccttcaggctgaaataccgtctcatttcagtctcttcaaaccatacagccttcaggctgaaatacccgtctcatttcagtctcttcaaaccatactgccttcaggctgaaatacccgtctcatttcagtctcttcaaaccataccgcCTTCAGATCAAAGTATTGATTTGTAATAGACTGTCTTAGCCCCAATAAAAAGACATTATTGATCACGTCATTATTGGTCTTTGATCACATCACTTTTTCTCCACGTGGTGGAGACACAAAAACAAGGTGCGTCAAAGTGGCGTCTCGGATGTTTTGGAGACCTGTTGTTACGTGatctactgttgttgttgttctgacggataataaataaataaaacgtgttttttttttatttcaccttttatttaaccaggtaggccagatgagaacacgttctcatttacgactgcgacctggccaagataaagcaaagcagtgcgacaaaaacaacatcacagagttacacatggaataaacaaacatacagtcaataatacagtagaaaagtctatatacagtgtgtgcaaatgaggtaagataagggagttaaggcaacaaataggccatagaggcaaaataattacaatttagcaaataaacactggagtgatagatgtgcagaagatgaatgtgcaagtagagatactggggtgcaaatgagcaaaaaaatacataatatggggatgaggtagatagatgggctatttacagatgggctatgtacaggtgcagtgatctgtgagctgctctgacagctgatgcttaaagttagtgagggagatatgagtctctagcttcagagatttttgcagtttgttccagtcattggcagcagagaactggaaggaaaggcggccaaaggaggtcttggctttgggggtgaccagtgaaatataccttaaACATTCTACTCAGTAAATTGATGCATGTGGTGGTGTGTTCTGATGGGTGTGGTGTTTTTGTGATGTTTGTGTTCCAGAGAGGTTCTTCCTGCCAGTGTCGTTACCCCAGCCgcccctccaaccctcctccttcCCCCCCAGCTCCACCCCCCAGAGTAGCTCCCGGGATGGGGGCAGGGACCGAGGCcgcgaggagagggagagagaggcgccTCAGGAGGGGGGCAGGGATCGAGACAGACTCTAccgtgaggagagggaggagcctCAGGAGGGGGGCAGGGATCGAGACAGACTCTAccgagaggatagagaggagccTCAGGAGGGGGGCAGGGATCAAGACAGACTCTaccgtgaggagagagaggagcctcAGGAGGGGGGCAGGGATCGAGACAGACTCTAccgtgaggagagggaggagcctCAGGAGTCGGACAGAGACAGACCCTACCgcgaggagggagacagaggagagagggagagagaggagcctcAGCAGGGGGGCAGAGACAGACCCTACcgcgaggagagagacagaggagagagggaccggTTGAGAGAGGAGTCTCGTCCATACAGTGTGGTAGATCTGACACGGGatgggaggagtggagagagagaacgccacagagaccgagagagagaaagagaggctttCCTCCACCACCCCTCTGCTCCTCCCCCCCTCCGGGGCTCCTCCTCTTCTGGGCGTTACCCAGAGACTGAAGACACACCCATTCGctcccccagccctaaccccagcccccccacacacacagacaggctgaGGAAGACTGAATCTACCTATAGCGGTGGACTCCTCCCTGGCCCCACCTACCCTGCACACCGGGAGCCTATCAGGGAACAGCGTGTGAGCGCGCCCACTTACGTGCCTTCTGTGGAGGTCTACGATGAGCAGATCGGCCCGATTCAGATCGCTTCGCAGGCCAGGGACAAACacgacaaacagagagagagggagagagaaagggagagggagagagaaagggagagggagagagaaagggagagggagagagaaagggagagggagagagaacgcgagagagagaggtttcctGAAAAGACTCTATTGGACCGTCGTGCTTCTCTTCCTGGTGATTTGTCCAAtcagagagagcgggaggagggCTCTGTGATCTGCTCCAACGGTTCGGCTCTGAAACGAGACGGTTACGTCAGACAATCAGGGTTCAGCCCGGACCCCAGGGACACTCCAAAACATGCCATCCGATTGGGCTTGGAGCGGGTGGGGGAAGGGCCTAAATGGAACCCCATCAGCCCATTGGCCAACTACGCCACCAGTCATATGGCAGCTCTGGCCTcccagcacagacacacacacgttcaaCCCTCACACCATAACCAGCAGGAACTCAACAGACCCCCATCCAACCCCCACACACCCCAACACTCACACCATAACCAGCAGGAACTCAACAGACCCCCATCCAACCCCCACACACCCCAACCCTCACACCATAACCAGCAGGAACTCAACAGACCCCCATCCAACCCCCACACACCCCAACACAGACGCACACATTCCCCCCACCCTCTGCCCCAACCCCAGAGGGCAGAGGAGGGACAGAGGCGCTACTTGGACACCTCAGCCCTGTACCGCCcagtggggggaaggagaggcagcGGGGGAGGAGGGTCCGAGGggggagcagaaggaggagagGTGTCGGCCATGCAGAGTCTAATCAAATACAGCGGGACCTTCCCACCTGAACGGCAGGGGTCCTTCGGTCAGAACACGGACAACCAAGCCGCGTTCGGAGGGCTGGCGTTCATGAgactggaggggggaggaggaggaggaggaggagcgggTGGGAGGCTGATGAAGAGAGAGCGGGAGCGCCCCGACAGCACCCGGGCGTTGGGACGCGTCGAGGGGCCAGGCGAGGGTGGGGGAGAGCTCCGGCACCCTCCTGTCGGGATAGCTGTGGCCGTGGCCAGACAGAGGGACAGTAGCAATACAAACTCACAGAGACCTCTAGTACCGCACGCAGGGGTTAAAGGTGAGACTGGCTATTTATTTACATCTTATTCCAAGGGGACAACTGGGGTTTAGATATGGGGGGGGGacaaacattattatttttttttacatttaacctctctgggatatgtgggacgtgCTAGCGTCCCGCAtggccaacatctagtgaaaatgcagagcgccaaattcaaataaatcacTATTAAAAATTTAACTTTCttaaaatcacacatgcaatacaccaaattttaaagctacacttgttgtgaatccagccaacgtgtcagatttcaaaaaggctttacgacgaaagcacaccgaacgattatgttaggtcagtacctaatcacagaaaaacacaagccatttttccagccaaagatagtcacaaaaaagtcacaaaaagcagaaatagagataaaaatgaatcactaacctttgatgatcttcatcagatgacactcataggacttcatgttacacaatacatgtatgttttgttcgataaagttcatatttatatcccaaaatcttagtttacattggcgcgttacgttcagtcaTGTTTTGCTTCCagaacatccggtgattttgcagagagtcaCATcgatttacagaaatactcataataaacgttgatgaaattcctttgtctgtagaaaatgcaatggaacgcaagttaACTCTCACGTGAACTCTCAcgtcatggcactctgccagaccacggACTCATTCCCCCCGCCgttacagtagaagcatcaaacaaggttctaaagactgttgacatctagtggaagctttaggaagtacaacatgaccccatttccactgtatcttggataggcaaagggttgaaaaactacaaacctcagatttcccacttcctggttggattttttcctcaggtttttgcctgccatatgagttctgttatactcacagacatcattcaaacagttttagaaacttcagagtgttttctatccaaatctactaattatatgcatattctagcttttaggcctgagtagcaggtagtttactctgggcaccctttttatccaagctactcaatactgcccccccctgtcccagagaagttaagacaCTTCCTACAGTTCTACACAGTTCTTCCACATGACTCATTATGCCTCTCATGTGGGGGCTATATGGGGGTCTGTATGGGGGGGGGGCTATAGGGGGGGCTATATGAGGTGGCTATAGGGGGGCGGCTATATGGTAGGGGCTGTATGGGGGTCAAAAGGGGGGGGATATATGAGGTGGCTATAGTGGGAGTCCTATAGGGGGGGGCTATAGGGTGTGGCTATGGGGGGGCTCTATGGGGGGTCTGTATGAGGGTCTGTATGGGGGGCTATAGGGGTCTGTATGGGGGGCTAGGGGGGGGCTATATGAGGTGGCTATGTTGGGGGCTATAGGGGGAGTGCTATAGGGGGGTCTGTATGGGGGGGCTATATGAGGGTCTGTATGGGGGGGCTATATGGGGGGCTGTATGAGGGGCTATATGGGGGTCTGTATGGGGGTGCTATAGGGGTCTGTATGGGGGGCTGTGGGGGGGCTATATGAGGTGGCTATGTTGGGGGCTATAGGAGGAGTGCTATATGGGGGGGCTATAGGGTGTGGCTATGGGGGGGCTGCATTGGGCTGCTAAATGGGGGGGCTATATGGGGTGGCTATAGGGGTAGTGCTATAGGGGGAGTGCTATATGGGGGggctataggggggggggggctataggGGGAGTGCTATATGGGGGGGCTATAGGGTGTGGTTGTATGGGGCTGCTATATGGGGGGGCTATAGGGTGTGGCTATAGGGGGGGGCTATATGGGGGGGCTGTGTAGGGCTGCTATATGGGGCTACTATACGGGGGGCTATTTGGAAAACCCAGTATAAGTTGAAGGATATGTCTTCACCATCATTAGTGAAGCTATTTCAGTAGAAGGTGAAGGATATGTTTTCATCATTAATGAAGCTATTTCAGTATAAGTTGAAAGATATGTCTTCACCATCATTAATGAAGCTATTTCAGTATAAGTTGAAGGATATGTCTTCAGCATCATTAATGAAGCTATTTCAGGATAAGTTGAAGGATATGTCTTCACCATCATTAATGAAATTATTATAAGGCCTATTTGGTGAGGGCTATATAGGGGGGGCTGTATGGGGGAGtgctataggggggggggggctgtatggGGGGCTATTTGGAAAACCTAGTATAAGTTGAAGGATATGTCTTCACCATCATTAATGAAGCTATTTCAGGATAAGTTGAAGGATATGTCTTCACCATCATTAGTGAAGCTATTTCAGTATAAGTTGACGGATATGTCTTCAGCATCATTAATGAAGCTATTTCAAGGCCAACGTTAAGAAGCCACAATAGATGAAGACGGAATTTTGTcccactgaacagaaatataaacgccacgtgtaaagtgttggtcccgtgtttcatgaggcgaaataaaataataaaataataacaataataataataaaataccccattcgcacaaaaagcttctttctctcaaatttggtgcaatttttatttttatttacatccctgttagtgagcatttctccctttccaagataatccacccacctgacaggtgtggcatatcaagaagctgattaaaacacgcatgatcattacacaggtgcaccttgtgctggggacaataaaaggtcactctaaaaatgtgcagttttgtcacacaacacaatgacacacatTTTCTCaagtttgtatttaaaaaaatatatatatatttcttatgTTTCTgtaattataatatatatttatttatttatttttgttacttttatcccctttttctccaccatttCCTGATATCTAATTGGTcgtccaacagatgcatatctgtattcccagtcatgtgaaatccatagattacggcctaattcatttatttaaattgaccgaTTTTCCGTATGAACTGTAAGTCGGGtaattgttgtatgttgcattTGATATTTTAGTGTATTTTTTAAAATACCAGGATATCACCAAATCTACTGTTATTGAAGCAGTGCATTATGGATCACTGTGTTCTATTCTGTCGTCCAAACAGACGAGGAGCGGGGGGACGAGCGAGCCCGTCACCGTGGCGATAGACTGGGGTGCCTGGAGCAGGAGAAGTTGCTCAGGTTAGGGGGCGTGACCAACGACTCACCTTTACGAAAGGCTGCAGTGAACACAGTCTGTCACATTTTCTGACCTGCAACCTGTTAGGAAACTGTAGATAT contains the following coding sequences:
- the LOC129833736 gene encoding trinucleotide repeat-containing gene 18 protein-like isoform X7; this translates as MAQLWASHAAAHEGYAPLPGGLYPSPYHLPLGNLEPPPPSLGLAQHHHLYNAPHQERFFLPVSLPQPPLQPSSFPPSSTPQSSSRDGGRDRGREEREREAPQEGGRDRDRLYREEREEPQEGGRDRDRLYREDREEPQEGGRDQDRLYREEREEPQEGGRDRDRLYREEREEPQESDRDRPYREEGDRGEREREEPQQGGRDRPYREERDRGERDRLREESRPYSVVDLTRDGRSGERERHRDREREREAFLHHPSAPPPLRGSSSSGRYPETEDTPIRSPSPNPSPPTHTDRLRKTESTYSGGLLPGPTYPAHREPIREQRVSAPTYVPSVEVYDEQIGPIQIASQARDKHDKQRERERERERERERERERERERERERERERERERERFPEKTLLDRRASLPGDLSNQREREEGSVICSNGSALKRDGYVRQSGFSPDPRDTPKHAIRLGLERVGEGPKWNPISPLANYATSHMAALASQHRHTHVQPSHHNQQELNRPPSNPHTPQHSHHNQQELNRPPSNPHTPQPSHHNQQELNRPPSNPHTPQHRRTHSPHPLPQPQRAEEGQRRYLDTSALYRPVGGRRGSGGGGSEGGAEGGEVSAMQSLIKYSGTFPPERQGSFGQNTDNQAAFGGLAFMRLEGGGGGGGGAGGRLMKRERERPDSTRALGRVEGPGEGGGELRHPPVGIAVAVARQRDSSNTNSQRPLVPHAGVKDEERGDERARHRGDRLGCLEQEKLLRESKELAEFTQMHPPLVSSALTSNLMVTGGSARWPHDPSPLTSHHWMPRQGAPPIWLSGSPYGLGPSPLHQALPPYQLARDPQSGQLMVIATEHIPRYGGDVMDGGGAPLWPGAYGAGSSLQHAAQLQMLSQQQLLRQHELVMIQQHAAQVLELQRNAHLMVRTHLIHT
- the LOC129833736 gene encoding trinucleotide repeat-containing gene 18 protein-like isoform X5; translated protein: MDGRDFGPPRSVHVPPPLLPMETHRLGAAPAATRRIPPSPGHLGTGHPANLHVGKFLPSVMNLHPHHSDAFPAASSPFLPGYSGHSPLTSDPAYRSPNQMAQLWASHAAAHEGYAPLPGGLYPSPYHLPLGNLEPPPPSLGLAQHHHLYNAPHQERFFLPVSLPQPPLQPSSFPPSSTPQSSSRDGGRDRGREEREREAPQEGGRDRDRLYREEREEPQEGGRDRDRLYREDREEPQEGGRDQDRLYREEREEPQEGGRDRDRLYREEREEPQESDRDRPYREEGDRGEREREEPQQGGRDRPYREERDRGERDRLREESRPYSVVDLTRDGRSGERERHRDREREREAFLHHPSAPPPLRGSSSSGRYPETEDTPIRSPSPNPSPPTHTDRLRKTESTYSGGLLPGPTYPAHREPIREQRVSAPTYVPSVEVYDEQIGPIQIASQARDKHDKQRERERERERERERERERERERERERERERERERERFPEKTLLDRRASLPGDLSNQREREEGSVICSNGSALKRDGYVRQSGFSPDPRDTPKHAIRLGLERVGEGPKWNPISPLANYATSHMAALASQHRHTHVQPSHHNQQELNRPPSNPHTPQHSHHNQQELNRPPSNPHTPQPSHHNQQELNRPPSNPHTPQHRRTHSPHPLPQPQRAEEGQRRYLDTSALYRPVGGRRGSGGGGSEGGAEGGEVSAMQSLIKYSGTFPPERQGSFGQNTDNQAAFGGLAFMRLEGGGGGGGGAGGRLMKRERERPDSTRALGRVEGPGEGGGELRHPPVGIAVAVARQRDSSNTNSQRPLVPHAGVKDEERGDERARHRGDRLGCLEQEKLLRESKELAEFTQMHPPLVSSALTSNLMVTGGSARWPHDPSPLTSHHWMPRQGAPPIWLSGSPYGLGPSPLHQALPPYQLARDPQSGQLMVIATEHIPRYGGDVMDGGGAPLWPGVYGTLL
- the LOC129833736 gene encoding trinucleotide repeat-containing gene 18 protein-like isoform X1 encodes the protein MDGRDFGPPRSVHVPPPLLPMETHRLGAAPAATRRIPPSPGHLGTGHPANLHVGKFLPSVMNLHPHHSDAFPAASSPFLPGYSGHSPLTSDPAYRSPNQMAQLWASHAAAHEGYAPLPGGLYPSPYHLPLGNLEPPPPSLGLAQHHHLYNAPHQERFFLPVSLPQPPLQPSSFPPSSTPQSSSRDGGRDRGREEREREAPQEGGRDRDRLYREEREEPQEGGRDRDRLYREDREEPQEGGRDQDRLYREEREEPQEGGRDRDRLYREEREEPQESDRDRPYREEGDRGEREREEPQQGGRDRPYREERDRGERDRLREESRPYSVVDLTRDGRSGERERHRDREREREAFLHHPSAPPPLRGSSSSGRYPETEDTPIRSPSPNPSPPTHTDRLRKTESTYSGGLLPGPTYPAHREPIREQRVSAPTYVPSVEVYDEQIGPIQIASQARDKHDKQRERERERERERERERERERERERERERERERERERFPEKTLLDRRASLPGDLSNQREREEGSVICSNGSALKRDGYVRQSGFSPDPRDTPKHAIRLGLERVGEGPKWNPISPLANYATSHMAALASQHRHTHVQPSHHNQQELNRPPSNPHTPQHSHHNQQELNRPPSNPHTPQPSHHNQQELNRPPSNPHTPQHRRTHSPHPLPQPQRAEEGQRRYLDTSALYRPVGGRRGSGGGGSEGGAEGGEVSAMQSLIKYSGTFPPERQGSFGQNTDNQAAFGGLAFMRLEGGGGGGGGAGGRLMKRERERPDSTRALGRVEGPGEGGGELRHPPVGIAVAVARQRDSSNTNSQRPLVPHAGVKDEERGDERARHRGDRLGCLEQEKLLRESKELAEFTQMHPPLVSSALTSNLMVTGGSARWPHDPSPLTSHHWMPRQGAPPIWLSGSPYGLGPSPLHQALPPYQLARDPQSGQLMVIATEHIPRYGGDVMDGGGAPLWPGAYGAGSSLQHAAQLQMLSQQQLLRQHELVMIQQHAAQVLELQRNAHLMVRTHLIHT
- the LOC129833736 gene encoding trinucleotide repeat-containing gene 18 protein-like isoform X4, which produces MDGRDFGPPRSVHVPPPLLPMETHRLGAAPAATRRIPPSPGHLGTGHPANLHVGKFLPSVMNLHPHHSDAFPAASSPFLPGYSGHSPLTSDPAYRSPNQMAQLWASHAAAHEGYAPLPGGLYPSPYHLPLGNLEPPPPSLGLAQHHHLYNAPHQERFFLPVSLPQPPLQPSSFPPSSTPQSSSRDGGRDRGREEREREAPQEGGRDRDRLYREEREEPQEGGRDRDRLYREDREEPQEGGRDQDRLYREEREEPQEGGRDRDRLYREEREEPQESDRDRPYREEGDRGEREREEPQQGGRDRPYREERDRGERDRLREESRPYSVVDLTRDGRSGERERHRDREREREAFLHHPSAPPPLRGSSSSGRYPETEDTPIRSPSPNPSPPTHTDRLRKTESTYSGGLLPGPTYPAHREPIREQRVSAPTYVPSVEVYDEQIGPIQIASQARDKHDKQRERERERERERERERERERERERERERERERERERFPEKTLLDRRASLPGDLSNQREREEGSVICSNGSALKRDGYVRQSGFSPDPRDTPKHAIRLGLERVGEGPKWNPISPLANYATSHMAALASQHRHTHVQPSHHNQQELNRPPSNPHTPQHSHHNQQELNRPPSNPHTPQPSHHNQQELNRPPSNPHTPQHRRTHSPHPLPQPQRAEEGQRRYLDTSALYRPVGGRRGSGGGGSEGGAEGGEVSAMQSLIKYSGTFPPERQGSFGQNTDNQAAFGGLAFMRLEGGGGGGGGAGGRLMKRERERPDSTRALGRVEGPGEGGGELRHPPVGIAVAVARQRDSSNTNSQRPLVPHAGVKDEERGDERARHRGDRLGCLEQEKLLRESKELAEFTQMHPPLVSSALTSNLMVTGGSARWPHDPSPLTSHHWMPRQGAPPIWLSGSPYGLGPSPLHQALPPYQLARDPQSGQLMVIATEHIPRYGGDVLDGGGAPLWPGVYGTLL
- the LOC129833736 gene encoding trinucleotide repeat-containing gene 18 protein-like isoform X6, whose amino-acid sequence is MDGRDFGPPRSVHVPPPLLPMETHRLGAAPAATRRIPPSPGHLGTGHPANLHVGKFLPSVMNLHPHHSDAFPAASSPFLPGYSGHSPLTSDPAYRSPNQMAQLWASHAAAHEGYAPLPGGLYPSPYHLPLGNLEPPPPSLGLAQHHHLYNAPHQERFFLPVSLPQPPLQPSSFPPSSTPQSSSRDGGRDRGREEREREAPQEGGRDRDRLYREEREEPQEGGRDRDRLYREDREEPQEGGRDQDRLYREEREEPQEGGRDRDRLYREEREEPQESDRDRPYREEGDRGEREREEPQQGGRDRPYREERDRGERDRLREESRPYSVVDLTRDGRSGERERHRDREREREAFLHHPSAPPPLRGSSSSGRYPETEDTPIRSPSPNPSPPTHTDRLRKTESTYSGGLLPGPTYPAHREPIREQRVSAPTYVPSVEVYDEQIGPIQIASQARDKHDKQRERERERERERERERERERERERERERERERERERFPEKTLLDRRASLPGDLSNQREREEGSVICSNGSALKRDGYVRQSGFSPDPRDTPKHAIRLGLERVGEGPKWNPISPLANYATSHMAALASQHRHTHVQPSHHNQQELNRPPSNPHTPQHSHHNQQELNRPPSNPHTPQPSHHNQQELNRPPSNPHTPQHRRTHSPHPLPQPQRAEEGQRRYLDTSALYRPVGGRRGSGGGGSEGGAEGGEVSAMQSLIKYSGTFPPERQGSFGQNTDNQAAFGGLAFMRLEGGGGGGGGAGGRLMKRERERPDSTRALGRVEGPGEGGGELRHPPVGIAVAVARQRDSSNTNSQRPLVPHAGVKDEERGDERARHRGDRLGCLEQEKLLRESKELAEFTQMHPPLVSSALTSNLMVTGGSARWPHDPSPLTSHHWMPRQGAPPIWLSGSPYGLGPSPLHQALPPYQLARDPQSGQLMVIATEHIPRYGEVLDGGGAPLWPGVYGTLL
- the LOC129833736 gene encoding trinucleotide repeat-containing gene 18 protein-like isoform X2, producing the protein MDGRDFGPPRSVHVPPPLLPMETHRLGAAPAATRRIPPSPGHLGTGHPANLHVGKFLPSVMNLHPHHSDAFPAASSPFLPGYSGHSPLTSDPAYRSPNQMAQLWASHAAAHEGYAPLPGGLYPSPYHLPLGNLEPPPPSLGLAQHHHLYNAPHQERFFLPVSLPQPPLQPSSFPPSSTPQSSSRDGGRDRGREEREREAPQEGGRDRDRLYREEREEPQEGGRDRDRLYREDREEPQEGGRDQDRLYREEREEPQEGGRDRDRLYREEREEPQESDRDRPYREEGDRGEREREEPQQGGRDRPYREERDRGERDRLREESRPYSVVDLTRDGRSGERERHRDREREREAFLHHPSAPPPLRGSSSSGRYPETEDTPIRSPSPNPSPPTHTDRLRKTESTYSGGLLPGPTYPAHREPIREQRVSAPTYVPSVEVYDEQIGPIQIASQARDKHDKQRERERERERERERERERERERERERERERERERERFPEKTLLDRRASLPGDLSNQREREEGSVICSNGSALKRDGYVRQSGFSPDPRDTPKHAIRLGLERVGEGPKWNPISPLANYATSHMAALASQHRHTHVQPSHHNQQELNRPPSNPHTPQHSHHNQQELNRPPSNPHTPQPSHHNQQELNRPPSNPHTPQHRRTHSPHPLPQPQRAEEGQRRYLDTSALYRPVGGRRGSGGGGSEGGAEGGEVSAMQSLIKYSGTFPPERQGSFGQNTDNQAAFGGLAFMRLEGGGGGGGGAGGRLMKRERERPDSTRALGRVEGPGEGGGELRHPPVGIAVAVARQRDSSNTNSQRPLVPHAGVKDEERGDERARHRGDRLGCLEQEKLLRESKELAEFTQMHPPLVSSALTSNLMVTGGSARWPHDPSPLTSHHWMPRQGAPPIWLSGSPYGLGPSPLHQALPPYQLARDPQSGQLMVIATEHIPRYGGDVMNGGGAPLWPGAYGAGSSLQHAAQLQMLSQQQLLRQHELVMIQQHAAQVLELQRNAHLMVRTHLIHT